The genomic segment GGAAGCGGAACCATGATTACAGGTACATACGGAAAAATCGTAATAATACCGTTGGAATGCGGCATGCATGGCTTGGCCCGCAAAGAGAAAGGCGATGAAAGCGATGAAGAAACGGTTGCCCATGCGAGTCCGGTACCAGGCTGGGATCGTTTTCAATCGGGTCAAGGAGAATCCATATACCGTTTGGGCATGATTTTTTACCGAAAAAAGCTGAGAAATAGAATGATTCAAAACTAAAAGCCCAGAAAAAATCCGCCTTCCTAGTTCGGTTAACGGAATCGGCTAAATTCAAAACTCGAATCGTAAAAAATCCAAATATCGAATAGGAAAATATCTTTTTTACTTTTAAAAAATTTCGGACTATGAATCCTTTCTCTTCGCTATGAGTATTCGCATAAGAGTTTCCATCTATGTCTCTTTGGTTTTGCTCGCCGGTTTTGTTCTTTTGGCGACGTTAAATTCCATTTCCTCCTACAGAAATCTAAAGAACGAAGTCGAAAGTAATTCGGAAGTCACCGCCGACCGCTGGTCCTTGGAAGTTAAGGATATGCTGGATGTCGGATTGGGAATGATTCGTGGTTTCCGATGGCCGTTGATTTACGCGACTCACGAACGGGCGCCCGTTCAAAAGGCCATGCAGGGGATGTTGTCTAGGAACAAAAAATGGTTCGGTTTCTGGCTGATCTACGAGCCAAACGCCTTTGACGGTCGCGACAACCAATTCGTGAACACTCCCGGTCACGATGCGACGGGTCGATTTATTCCGTATTACAATAGGGGAAAAAGCGAAGAAGACCTCTTGCTGGAGCCTTGCGTCAATTTCGATCGCGAGGATGAAAAAGGAGAATTTTATAATATTCCAAAAAAGACGAACGAAATGGCCGTTATCGATCCGTACTTATATCCGGTAAACGGAAAGGACGTATGGATGATATCCCTTACGGCTCCCATCAGTGTAGACGATAAATTCTACGGGGTCGCGGGGATCGATATCTCCCTGGACCAACTACAGGCATTTTTTAAGGGGATTAAACCGTTCCGCGGCCAGGGCTATATCAGCTTAATATCGCCGAAGGGATTGGTCGCAGCTCATAGCGTCGATATCGAAACGGTCGGCAAGATGATCGGCGATAAAGAAGAGCTGGATTACGTATTGAAGAAAAAAGACGAGGGGAAGAGATTCGATCGTCGTTCCGACGACCATATCCACTATTATACCCCTTTCCGGATCGGGAGAGAGACTAGATACTGGGTCGTAAAAGTAAGTATTCCCGAATCCATCTTCTGGAAAGAGTTAAGGAGCGTGATTTTGGAAAGTACGATCACTTCGGTGTTGATCTTGGTGGCTGTACTGATCGTTCTGAATTTGATCTTTAAGAAATTGATTAGCACGGGTTTACTCCAGGCGATAGGTTTCTCGGAAGAGATCGCGAAAGGAAACCTATCGGTCCACACCGATTATGCGAATGACGACGAAATCGGCAAGGTATTGAATTCGATGTCTCAGATGAGGGACAGTTTACGTAAGATCGTTCTGGAAATCGGTTCGACTGCGGACAAAATGTCCAAGACTTCCGACGAGATGAACTCTTCTTCCGGCAATTTTTCCGAAGTGGCTCAGACCCAGGCTTCCGCAGCGGAACAATCTTCCGCAGCCGTGGAACAGTTGGCATCGTCCGCCGCGAACGTAGGCACCTCTATGGAAAAAGCGGTATCGAACATGAAAGAGATCGACGGTAACGTGATTCTGTTACGCGAACAGATCACGAATATCAATCGGGAAATGCAAGGCTTAGCGACGCTCGCTACTGAATCCATGGCGGAAGCTGCCAGTGGAGAGAGTGCGATGAGTTCCTCTACGAGGGCGATGGCCGGGATACGGGATTCCGCTTCTCGGATTTCCGAAATTCTTTCCATCATTACCGACATATCGGAAAAGACGAATCTACTCGCTTTGAATGCTGCAATCGAGGCTGCAAGAGCGGGGGAAGCGGGAAAAGGCTTCGCGGTCGTTGCTGAAGAAATCGGAAAATTAGCGGCACAGACGGCCGCTTCCGTCCAGGAAATCGGCGATCTGGTGAATTCTACGAACGATGCGGTCACGAACGGAAACGCGAAAGTGGAAGAGGCATCCGACGTGCTCAAGCGTCTGAAGACGAGAGTGGAAGAGTTTGATCGTACGGCCAAGAGCGTTCTCGTATCCGTCAAAACCCAGGAAAATAATACGGTGGAAATCGGTCATAGTTCCACGAGTCTGATGAATTTCAGTCTTCAGATAGAGGAGGCGGTTCTGGAGCAGAAGCGGGCCACGGAAGAAATCACGAAAACGATCCTAAGTATTTCGGAAGGAACGCAAGAGATCGCAGCTGGGGCCGATCAGGTTACGAGTTACTCCGGTCAGATGAGGGGTCAGGCTACGCAACTGACCGGTTTGGTCGGTCGTTTTCAAACGAACTGATTTTTCGGAAAAGGAATTCGTTTCCGTAAGTCGGGATCGAATTCCTTTCTCCTAGATCATCAGCGCCTGCATTCCGGTCGAAATCGCGATCCTATTCCAGGAATTGATCGTATTGATCAGAACAACCAGAGCGACGAATTCGCGCTCGTCGAAATGTGCTCTCGCGTTTTCATAGGCCTCGTTCGGAACTCCCTTCTCGGAGATTCGGGTAACGTATTCCGTTATTTCTAGAGCAGCTCTTTCCTTTTCGGAATAACACGGCGCTTCTCTCCACGCATTCAGAAGATAGATCCTTCTTTCCTTCTCTCCGAAGGCCCTCGCGTCCTTGGTATGTGTTTCGATACAATATGCACAGCCATTGATCTGGGAGGCTCGTATTTTGACTAGTTCGTATAACTGCGGTTCTATTCCTCCTGATTT from the Leptospira fletcheri genome contains:
- a CDS encoding carboxymuconolactone decarboxylase family protein, yielding MGLRLNYARAYPEALEAMLKMEKFSKSGGIEPQLYELVKIRASQINGCAYCIETHTKDARAFGEKERRIYLLNAWREAPCYSEKERAALEITEYVTRISEKGVPNEAYENARAHFDEREFVALVVLINTINSWNRIAISTGMQALMI
- a CDS encoding methyl-accepting chemotaxis protein codes for the protein MSIRIRVSIYVSLVLLAGFVLLATLNSISSYRNLKNEVESNSEVTADRWSLEVKDMLDVGLGMIRGFRWPLIYATHERAPVQKAMQGMLSRNKKWFGFWLIYEPNAFDGRDNQFVNTPGHDATGRFIPYYNRGKSEEDLLLEPCVNFDREDEKGEFYNIPKKTNEMAVIDPYLYPVNGKDVWMISLTAPISVDDKFYGVAGIDISLDQLQAFFKGIKPFRGQGYISLISPKGLVAAHSVDIETVGKMIGDKEELDYVLKKKDEGKRFDRRSDDHIHYYTPFRIGRETRYWVVKVSIPESIFWKELRSVILESTITSVLILVAVLIVLNLIFKKLISTGLLQAIGFSEEIAKGNLSVHTDYANDDEIGKVLNSMSQMRDSLRKIVLEIGSTADKMSKTSDEMNSSSGNFSEVAQTQASAAEQSSAAVEQLASSAANVGTSMEKAVSNMKEIDGNVILLREQITNINREMQGLATLATESMAEAASGESAMSSSTRAMAGIRDSASRISEILSIITDISEKTNLLALNAAIEAARAGEAGKGFAVVAEEIGKLAAQTAASVQEIGDLVNSTNDAVTNGNAKVEEASDVLKRLKTRVEEFDRTAKSVLVSVKTQENNTVEIGHSSTSLMNFSLQIEEAVLEQKRATEEITKTILSISEGTQEIAAGADQVTSYSGQMRGQATQLTGLVGRFQTN